One genomic segment of Primulina tabacum isolate GXHZ01 chromosome 9, ASM2559414v2, whole genome shotgun sequence includes these proteins:
- the LOC142555176 gene encoding J domain-containing protein spf31-like has protein sequence MGDAATAPAADEDRLLKQFFSEVSEVERDNEVNRILSCFKLNAFEYLNIPFDSSLDDVKRQYRKLSLLVHPDKCKHPKAKEAFGALAKAQQILHDSEEREYLLNQVNAAKEELRAKRKKQLKKNTASKLKSLVDEGKYEHEYERSEEFQQLLKLKVREVLTDQEWRRRKMQMRISEEEGRLKKDEEETKEMWKRKREHEEQWEGTREQRVSSWRDFMKGGKKVKKGELRPPKLKTEDPNKSYVQRPVNRG, from the exons ATGGGTGACGCCGCCACTGCTCCGGCAGCTGACGAAGATCGTCTGCTTAAGCAATTCTTCTCGGAAGTCAGCGAGGTTGAGCGAGACAATGAAGTTAACAG GATCCTTTCGTGCTTCAAGTTAAATGCATTTGAATATCTTAACATCCCATTTGATTCATCTTTAGATGATGTGAAAAGGCAATATCGTAAG TTATCTTTGCTAGTTCATCCTGATAAATGCAAACATCCAAAAGCAAAGGAGGCATTTGGAG CTTTAGCTAAAGCTCAGCAAATACTCCATGACTCTGAGGAAAGGGAGTATCTTTTGAACCAAGTTAATGCTGCAAAAG AAGAACTTAGAGCAAAGAGAAAaaagcagctgaaaaagaacACTGCTTCCAAGCTAAAGTCATTAGTGGATGAG GGAAAATATGAGCACGAGTATGAACGATCAGAGGAATTTCAGCAGCTGCTAAAATTGAAGGTTCGAGAAGTTTTAACAGATCAGGAATGGAGGAGAAGGAAGATGCAGATGAGG ATATCAGAGGAGGAAGGTAGATTAAAGAAAGATGAAGAAGAAACAAAGGAGATGTGGAAACGGAAGCGTGAACATGAGGAGCAGTGGGAAGGAACAAGAGAGCAGCGA GTTTCTAGCTGGAGGGACTTTATGAAGGGTGGGAAGAAG GTTAAGAAAGGAGAGCTTCGACCTCCAAAGCTCAAGACGGAGGACCCAAACAAATCCTACGTCCAAAGACCAGTGAATCGAGGGTGA
- the LOC142555177 gene encoding outer envelope protein 61, whose translation MFNGMMDPEMMKMAQEQMSRMSPADFARIQQQMMSNPELIRMASESMQSLRPEDFKFAADRLKHTCPEEMAEIGERMARTSPDELASMRSRMDAQVSYEINAAEMLKKQGNELHNQGKFQDALQKYMRAKSNLKEVPTSKSRNVLLACSLNMMSCYLKTEQYDECIREGTEVLENDEKNVKALYRRGQAHKELGQLGDAVFDLRKALEVSPGDETIAEVLRDAEERLTKEGDKHSSRGLVIEEITEELSISSEKHEKPALTQQEAHQGSTSQTKKLQKPQSKTEYLDALKDDPESIRSFQNFISQTDPETLAAINGGKVEGLSPDMVKTAANVIGKMSSEELQRMFQLASSFEGDHANFKTGSPFSPGSVPPDLSPDMLNTATKMMSKMSPEELRKMFDTASSMKGNQGSPSSSTPFHSYPGSVPPSMTPEMIKMATDMTNKMSPEERKKMFDIASSLRGQDMPSSTADLSTSRGNVNVNDNDVGDSSSSQGLRAGSTPQLSFLGSGADLQEQMKNQMKDPAMRQMLTSMMKNMNPEMMANMSEQFGFKLTREDAERAQQAMSSLSPDTLDTMMKWADRIQLGVQGARKTKNWLLGKPGMVLALLMLLLAVILHWFGFIGR comes from the exons ATGTTTAACGGAATGATGGATCCGGAGATGATGAAGATGGCTCAGGAGCAGATGAGTCGCATGTCGCCGGCTGATTTCGCTCGGATTCAGCAGCAG ATGATGTCAAATCCCGAGTTGATAAGGATGGCTTCTGAAAGCATGCAGAGCTTAAGGCCTGAAGACTTCAAGTTTGCTGCTGATAGATTGAAACATACTTGCCCAGAAGAGATGgccgagattggtgagagaatgGCGAGAACTTCACCTGATGAACTAGCTTCAATGCGTTCCCGGATGGATGCTCAGGTCTCCTATGAAATTAATGCTGCTGAAATGCTGAAAAAACAG GGTAACGAACTTCACAATCAGGGCAAGTTCCAAGATGCCTTGCAGAAATATATGCGG GCAAAAAGTAACCTTAAAGAAGTTCCCACATCAAAAAGCAGGAATGTTCTCTTAGCGTGCTCTCTCAATATGATGTCTTGTTACTTGAAAACCGAGCAGTATGATGAATGTATTAGAGAAGGAACTGAG GTTTTGGAGAATGATGAGAAGAATGTCAAAGCCCTTTATAGAAGGGGACAAGCACACAAGGAACTGGGGCAACTAGGA GATGCTGTGTTTGACTTAAGAAAGGCACTTGAAGTTTCTCCAGGGGATGAAACTATTGCAGAAGTCTTAAG GGATGCTGAGGAGAGATTGACCAAAGAAGGAGATAAGCATTCTTCACGag GGTTAGTTATTGAAGAAATAACTGAAGAACTAAGTATCTCATCTGAAAAACATGAGAAGCCTGCGCTAACTCAACAAGAAGCCCATCAAGGCAGTACAAGTCAGACCAAGAAACTTCAGAAACCTCAATCAAAAACAGAATATTTGGATGCTCTAAAAGATGACCCAGAATCTATCAG ATCCTTCCAGAACTTTATTTCTCAAACAGATCCTGAAACCTTGGCTGCCATAAATGGTGGAAAAGTTGAAGGTTTATCTCCTGATATGGTGAAGACTGCTGCAAATGTTATTGGCAAGATGTCTTCTGAAGAACTTCAAAGAATGTTCCAGTTAGCTTCGTCTTTCGAAGGAGATcatgcaaatttcaaaaccgGTTCCCCTTTTAGCCCTGGATCAGTTCCACCAGACCTATCACCTGACATGCTCAATACAGCAACCAAAATGATGAGTAAAATGTCACCGGAAGAACTTCGAAAGATGTTTGATACAGCGTCCTCTATGAAGGGTAATCAGGGGTCACCATCATCATCGACACCTTTTCATAGTTATCCTGGGTCAGTTCCACCGAGTATGACGCCTGAAATGATTAAGATGGCAACAGATATGACGAACAAAATGTCACCTGAAGAACGCAAAAAAATGTTTGACATTGCATCATCTTTGAGAGGGCAAGATATGCCATCATCAACAGCTGACCTTTCCACATCTCGAGGAAATGTCAATGTAAATGACAATGATGTGGGTGATAGTAGTTCCTCTCAAGGTTTGCGTGCAGGAAGCACTCCTCAATTAAGCTTCTTAGGTTCCGGTGCTGATCTTCAGGAACAAATGAAAAACCAAATGAAAGATCCAGCTATGCGACAG ATGCTCACATCAATGATGAAAAACATGAACCCTGAAATGATGGCAAACATGAGTGAACAATTTGGATTTAAACTTACCCGTGAAGATGCAGAGAGAGCTCAACAGGCCATGTCATCTTTGTCTCCAGATACGTTGGATACAATG ATGAAATGGGCAGATAGGATTCAACTAGGCGTACAAGGTGCGAGAAAGACCAAGAATTGGCTTCTAGGAAAGCCTGGTATGGTTTTGGCTCTACTTATGCTTCTTTTAGCAGTCATCCTGCACTGGTTTGGCTTCATTGGTCGATAA